A single window of Methylacidimicrobium sp. AP8 DNA harbors:
- a CDS encoding FAD-binding oxidoreductase, translating to MKKDEGEVKAALCGGSDRRGKGGREENWLPAFLAEFPEMATASPDALAQNAGDAWLAAHPPQAVAYPESAESVARLARWASAAAVPITARGAGRGYVGGCVPIQGGIVVNFSRMNRIREIDPQDGVAIVEPGVITAHLQEAAAKLGWFYPPDPASAAESSLGGNIATNAGGPRCLKYGVTRHYVLGLEVVLADGTRVRVGGRTHKNKVGFDLVGLFVGSEGLLGLVTEATLRLIPHPPYRVAVAAVFPTVEAAAGTVERIFGAGLLPSALEIADRLTLERAREFCEEPIPPGDAHLFIECDGQPAGVDAEIDRLLPILRRAGAGEVRIGRGEEGCERLWRIRRSFSLALKQSGLTKLNEDVVVPRRRLVDLLRLGREIERRFGFPVACFGHAGDGNIHVNLMIDRSLPGAEARAEEALDLLFAQVIGWGGSITGEHGIGLAKDRWWPLAASPEVRKLHERLKAALDPAGLLNPGKFV from the coding sequence AGCCGCTCTGTGCGGGGGAAGCGATCGGAGAGGAAAGGGAGGCCGGGAAGAGAATTGGCTCCCCGCTTTTCTCGCCGAGTTTCCGGAGATGGCGACCGCCTCGCCGGACGCGCTCGCGCAAAACGCGGGCGACGCCTGGCTGGCGGCCCACCCTCCCCAAGCCGTCGCGTATCCGGAGAGTGCGGAATCGGTCGCCCGTCTGGCCCGCTGGGCCTCCGCGGCGGCCGTCCCGATCACCGCCCGGGGAGCGGGGAGAGGCTATGTGGGAGGATGCGTCCCTATTCAGGGAGGGATCGTCGTCAACTTTTCCCGGATGAACCGGATCCGTGAAATCGATCCGCAGGACGGGGTGGCGATCGTCGAGCCCGGAGTGATCACGGCCCACCTCCAGGAAGCCGCCGCCAAGCTCGGCTGGTTCTATCCCCCCGATCCCGCCAGCGCCGCCGAAAGCAGCCTGGGGGGCAACATCGCCACCAACGCCGGCGGCCCCCGCTGCCTCAAGTACGGGGTGACCCGCCATTACGTGCTCGGGCTGGAGGTCGTGCTGGCCGACGGGACCCGGGTCCGCGTCGGCGGGCGCACGCACAAGAACAAGGTAGGATTCGACCTAGTCGGCCTCTTCGTCGGCTCCGAGGGTCTCCTGGGGCTCGTGACGGAGGCCACGCTCCGGCTGATCCCGCATCCGCCCTACCGGGTGGCGGTCGCGGCCGTTTTTCCCACGGTCGAGGCGGCTGCCGGAACCGTCGAGCGGATCTTCGGAGCCGGCCTCCTCCCCTCGGCTCTCGAGATCGCCGACCGGCTTACCTTGGAGAGGGCCCGCGAGTTTTGCGAGGAACCGATCCCGCCCGGCGACGCGCATCTATTCATCGAGTGCGACGGCCAGCCCGCGGGCGTCGATGCGGAGATCGACCGCCTCCTGCCCATCCTCCGCCGGGCGGGTGCGGGCGAGGTGCGCATCGGCCGCGGGGAGGAAGGCTGCGAGCGGCTTTGGCGGATCCGGCGATCGTTTTCCCTAGCCCTCAAGCAAAGCGGCCTCACCAAGCTCAATGAGGACGTCGTGGTCCCAAGGAGGCGGCTTGTCGATCTCCTGCGGCTGGGAAGGGAGATCGAGCGTCGGTTCGGATTCCCCGTCGCTTGCTTCGGCCACGCGGGGGACGGCAACATCCACGTCAACTTGATGATCGATCGGAGCTTGCCCGGCGCGGAAGCGCGGGCGGAGGAAGCGCTCGATCTTCTCTTCGCGCAAGTCATCGGCTGGGGGGGCTCGATCACCGGAGAGCACGGAATCGGCCTCGCGAAGGATCGCTGGTGGCCCCTGGCGGCGTCTCCGGAGGTCCGCAAGCTGCATGAGCGGTTGAAGGCCGCTTTGGACCCCGCAGGGTTGCTGAATCCGGGAAAATTCGTTTGA